The genomic DNA ATTGTCGTGGCTAAATCTCCGGTTCCAAAGAGCGCGACGGCGAAGATCCACATCCACGTCTCGGTTGGCGTGCTCTTGTGGGATCTGACGACCCACCGACTATGTTGAACAGACATTACGAATACGTGCTTTTCTCGAGCATTAATATCTACTCCTGACAATTATACAATTGACCAATATGTACATATCTATATAAAATGGAATATAACATCTGGGGCAATATTCGAATTAAAAATATCGGTATCTATACTATGTTAAGGCTCGTGGGTGTGTGTTCCGACTGTGCCATCAGATGGTGTGTGGATCAACTGAACTTCTACTTCATCAATATCGTAGAAGGCCGCATCGCTTTCTTCACCACCTTCAGTTTCAACCGTTATCGTGGAACCACCGCCGAATTCTTCACCGGTGAAATCATCACCATTCAATGTTGCATTGATGCCGAATTCATTGTCACCAACTTCATTATCTTGCGCTTCACCCGATAGTGTGGTTAACGCCGCTCCATTCTCGTCACGAATTACAACGTCTAGATCTTCACCATCAATCGAATCGCCAGATTGATGACTAATATACGCAAATTCTTCCCATTCACTTTCTTCTTCGTCCCAGTCACTGTTTGCACTCATATCTGTTCCAACAGTGGGAGTATTGTCATCACCAAGGTCGTCACCCATTCCCATCACCATCGCGGCAATAACGGCAGCTAGAATGACAGTCACAGCTACCATAAGAACGACCCCTATAACGGGCGATACTGCACGTTCGTCCTCCGATCCGACTAACTTATTCCGATACTTTGTCAAGTCCATTGTAGTCACGCACCCTGTGCCGGCCGGAACGCTTTATATCGGCAATCATGTCTGACCACATGGCGCAGATCGCTGGCCGACCTCTCCGGCCTCCCCGCGCCACCGTCCCACCGTGCGATTTTGGTGCTAACTTCCCAACTCGAGTACCAGTACATATATTCATAGGATCGTGAAATTCTTTAGTTCTGATAAGGCTTTCAAACCTGATAATTAGGCAGCGATAGAGACCTTCCAGCCACCACTTGAACGCGCTCACGTCGCCGATTTCGACACTCTCGAAGCCCAACCGGAAACAGTTATAGATGGCCGACACAACCCACGCGTATGTCTGACCGCGGTCCTCTGTCGGAACGCGCCCTCGCCAGAACGTACGAGAGTACGTCCTACACCGACGCGTACGAAACGGTCGAAGAGTACCGGCGCGTGATGAGCTACGCCAGCAGGCACCCGAATAAGGGATCGACGTCGATCGCGTCGACGTTCGACCTGCCACGTGGCCGCGTCCGACCGTGGATTGAACACGTCTCAGTACCCGACCCTGTCCGCGCGATTGAGACGGCGCGTGAGTATGGTTGGCTCGAGGCCGATCTCGACAGCCCGACGTTCACTGCGCTGAACACTCTCGTCGCGAACGTGTTCTCTGGAGGGTCGATTTCGACAGCCCACTATGCGCCGACCTTCGCGTTGAACCATCACGGCGAACACTCACACGTAGTCGACGCGCTCGAGTCCTCCAACATCGAGTTCGACGTAATCGAGCGCGATGGCCGAGCTGATGAAGCACGGCCCGCAACCGACGGCACGATTCTCGGCCGCACGCTGGCGGTTCTCGGTGCACCCGTGGGTCCGAAAGCCGAACAGCGACTCGAGTTACCGTCATACCTGAGTGATGCACCCGAACCCGTTCGCGAACGATTCGTCCACTCGTATCTCAAGAACCGGGCGGTCGAGCACAACCAGAAAGACACGCTGACGATCCAAGAAGAGCGGAACCGAGACTATCTCGAGTCGCTGTGCGAGCTCATCGATTCGGTGGTCGACGAACGCGTTGTACTCGGAGAGCGCCATATCGTCATCTCGGCGGACGCCGCTCGTTCGCTCGGGACGGTTCGATAGATTCGGCGCATTTTATCACCTGATAGCGACAGTCGTGTCTATGGAGGTGATGAGTCACGATGGTCAAACGCGAGATCGAAGTGCCCGAACCGTTGGATTCGTGGGTGATGGACGAGTTCGGGGACGTTGCGACCTCGCGTGCCGAGGCGTATCGCATGGCACTCGCGTATGCAAAACGCGAGTACGAGCTCGAGGACAAGCGGGCCAGTGAGTAGGGCGCTCGTCAGTCACATTTTAGGACCGTCTCCGTATTCAATCCAGCGACTCGAGTAGCAACCATCTCACTGCGTACAACTCGCCTGTATTCTCCCCCTAAACTACGGGCAATTCCCCAGTAGCTTATCCGCTTATTTCGGGCACTATACGGGTTTGTTCCCGGTACTTTCATGTAGTAGGGAGTATTTGTAATTGGTAACAGGTCATCGCCACGGTAATCGTCCTGAAACGGGGCCGGAATGACCGGACTCGGCCTGAAGGCAGCACCCTTGAGGGTGGCCGGTTGGCGAGGCTTTCCGACCGGTAAAACGGTTGGAAAAACAATCAGCTACGCTTCTCCCAAACCCATGCCCGCAACTAAAACACAGCCCGATGAGTCGTCAGAC from Natronorubrum daqingense includes the following:
- a CDS encoding type IV pilin; amino-acid sequence: MDLTKYRNKLVGSEDERAVSPVIGVVLMVAVTVILAAVIAAMVMGMGDDLGDDNTPTVGTDMSANSDWDEEESEWEEFAYISHQSGDSIDGEDLDVVIRDENGAALTTLSGEAQDNEVGDNEFGINATLNGDDFTGEEFGGGSTITVETEGGEESDAAFYDIDEVEVQLIHTPSDGTVGTHTHEP